The Drosophila teissieri strain GT53w chromosome X, Prin_Dtei_1.1, whole genome shotgun sequence genome has a segment encoding these proteins:
- the LOC122624371 gene encoding transmembrane protein 242, with the protein MSEAGTNADAVAAEKERKFRIQAAAFLGLVGGVSALFGFSRTLATAKKTDSKVLQQAGTRQGMILMDEGATLALRALGWGTLYAVMGTGAFCYGFWKLSGAKDFQEFRLKMGNALPRITKDEPPASRTDFESLTDLMKYLAAWNKE; encoded by the exons ATGAGCGAGGCCGGCACCAACGCGGATGCAGTGGCGGCCGAGAAGGAGCGCAAGTTCCGCATCCAGG CCGCCGCCTTTCTGGGCTTGGTGGGCGGGGTGTCCGCTCTGTTTGGCTTCTCGCGCACGCTGGCCACCGCCAAGAAGACGGATAGCAAGGTCCTCCAGCAGGCTGGAACCCGGCAAGGCATGATCCTGATGGACGAAGGCGCCACCCTAGCCCTGCGGGCACTGGGCTGGGGCACACTGTACGCCGTGATGGGCACCGGCGCCTTCTGCTACGGCTTCTGGAAGCTATCCGGAGCCAAAGAT TTTCAGGAGTTCCGCCTCAAGATGGGCAATGCACTGCCAAGAATCACCAAGGACGAACCACCAGCCAGCCGCACCGATTTCGAGAGTCTCACGGACCTCATGAAATACCTGGCAGCCTGGAACAAAGAATGA
- the LOC122624370 gene encoding uncharacterized protein LOC122624370, protein MEPAESPEKLIKSVRRSDVLEHVGNMSAGDLSCGDLSDIDLKDVPAQLEATLKPRRYEASTLFNIDLDEIWEPSCEENEVQQYKERAQKEQQKFFDFVMHAALETDNRKVNFQPNKEQQRHLDQGPNLQNFVRGSLAFTNAAIRFQAEHEDMMELQCNLEDHYLYMRNTMINNAIHQNLAGQRRS, encoded by the exons ATGGAACCAGCCGAAAGTCCagaaaaactaataaaatccGTACGCCGTAGTGACGTACTGGAACACGTGGGCAATATGAGTGCCGGCGATCTGTCGTGCGGTGATCTCTCCGACATCGATCTCAAGGACGTACCCGCCCAACTGGAGGCCACTTTGAAACCGCGTCGCTACGAAGCAAGCACTTTGTTTAACATTGACCTGGACGAAA TCTGGGAACCCAGCTGCGAGGAGAACGAGGTGCAGCAGTACAAGGAGCGCGCccagaaggagcagcaaaaATTCTTTGACTTTGTGATGCATGCGGCTCTGGAAACGGACAACCGAAAGGTTAACTTCCAGCCCaacaaggagcagcagcgtcACCTAGATCAGGGCCCCAATTTGCAGAACTTCGTGCGGGGCTCATTGGCTTTCACAAATGCGGCCATCCGATTTCAGGCGGAGCACGAGGATATGATGGAGCTGCAGTGCAATTTGGAGGATCACTACCTATATATGCGGAACACCATGATCAATAACGCTATACACCAGAACTTGGCCGGCCAACGAAGGTCCTAA
- the LOC122624543 gene encoding receptor expression-enhancing protein 6, whose product MIYANAVHIVSLLVGCFYPAFASYKILNYQKRNDNDLRGWLTYWIAYGVYVAFDFFTSGLVAFIPFLSEFKLLLLIWMLPTVGGGSEVIYEELLRSFFSCNESFDQVLTRVTLAGSELVGQLVGSVLGHLMILADSYLLPRGHRPALQITPSIEDLVNDVIAKRQLEEKRKQIDNLSDTINEIMGDKTDLSMDLLNGSESDVLDLKEHISKPKEKPKTPPKPMRQPSLTSQQEMNLQPQFM is encoded by the coding sequence atgatttatgcaaaCGCGGTGCACATAGTGTCCCTGCTGGTGGGCTGTTTCTATCCAGCATTCGCGTCCTACAAGATCCTGAACTATCAGAAGCGTAACGACAATGATCTTCGCGGGTGGTTGACCTACTGGATCGCCTATGGAGTTTACGtagcttttgattttttcacaTCGGGTCTGGTGGCATTCATTCCATTTCTAAGCGAGTTCAAGTTGCTCCTACTGATCTGGATGCTGCCTACTGTGGGCGGTGGTAGTGAGGTTATCTACGAGGAACTCCTGCGATCCTTCTTTAGCTGCAACGAGTCTTTCGACCAGGTCCTAACCCGTGTCACCTTGGCCGGCAGTGAATTGGTGGGCCAACTGGTTGGCTCCGTTCTTGGCCATTTGATGATCTTGGCAGATTCCTATCTCCTTCCCCGCGGGCATCGTCCTGCCCTCCAAATTACCCCCAGCATCGAGGATCTAGTCAACGATGTGATAGCCAAGAGGCAGTTGGAAGAGAAGCGGAAACAGATAGATAACCTATCCGATACCATCAACGAGATTATGGGAGACAAGACCGATTTAAGTATGGATCTGCTGAACGGATCTGAATCCGATGTACTGGACCTCAAGGAGCATATTTCCAAGCCCAAGGAGAAACCTAAAACGCCGCCGAAGCCAATGCGTCAGCCATCATTGACCAGCCAGCAAGAAATGAATCTACAGCCGCAGTTTATGTAA
- the LOC122624446 gene encoding transcription factor grauzone, with protein MICRLCLEDAEHGVPIFGQESPVGQPALRQLAELIERHLLLVLAENDAVSTCLCNRCWRQLAEIEHFCSMVAEKQRSLHRSLQLKTELPELPELSEPEPALVVWNTESPIEPKLSYEGDDIKDHILCEPVIDALSAGDEKDSDYGDTFEPDFEPESQPDEEEPEPDPVKPRPRGRPRKTALQQTHQIIKRKYEKRKQQNKAKITELSLRESRARQRELKRSSAGGEDDQDGDEDDEEEEDAGGELTPDADEPPKPRGKRGRPKTKKLVTADDNDDPSEAPVKRSSIKEMDDYIAANVKLDCAICAAPLEDFNDLKRHFRVDHDCTGYVKCCNNRYKKRTLYVDHLHCHKDPQYFSCQSCRKNFLNRNSQVMHMLRFHSQQQELVHQCAICEARFAKKFLLTMHLKGHKGTERPEVCDTCSKTFRTKFELSAHVKRMHAADFTPIICDICGTHFRSKANFLIHKKALHPDGPVAEVQCTLCGRWLRDERSLRKHLARHDDRDGDTKYRCLLCNAEKSSRAALSSHMRYHHSAKRHKCSLCDKEFKLPRALAEHMATHTGIDLYQCQFCTRTFKSHANMHNHKKKMHPNDWVRKYSQPSSSITSTAAPVALPNHPNQPAPPAAVPANLAGHMLPPLGGIAKSLIEIPDTEGFDFVSNSSVCPTPD; from the exons ATGATATGCCGACTCTGCCTGGAGGATGCTGAGCACGGGGTGCCCATTTTCGGCCAGGAATCGCCAGTGGGGCAACCGGCGCTTCGCCAGCTGGCCGAGCTGATCGAGCGAcatctgctgctggtg tTGGCGGAAAACGATGCAGTGTCCACGTGCCTGTGCAACCGCTGCTGGCGgcagctggccgagatcgAGCACTTCTGTTCCATGGTGGCGGAGAAGCAGCGGTCGCTGCACCGCTCCCTGCAGCTGAAAACGGAGCTGCCGGAGCTGCCCGAACTGTCGGAGCCGGAGCCCGCCCTGGTTGTGTGGAACACGGAGTCTCCGATCGAGCCAAAGCTCAGCTACGAGGGCGATGACATCAAGGATCACATACTGTGCGAACCCGTTATCGACGCCTTGTCCGCGGGCGATGAAAAGGACAGCGACTATGGCGACACCTTTGAGCCGGACTTCGAGCCGGAATCGCAGCCGGATGAAGAGGAGCCGGAGCCGGATCCGGTGAAACCACGCCCCAGAGGAAGGCCGCGCAAAACAGCGCTGCAGCAAACGCATCAGATTATCAAAAGGAAGTACGAGAAGCGCAAGCAGCAGAACAAGGCCAAGATCACAGAGTTATCATTGAGGGAATCAAGGGCCCGACAAAGGGAGCTTAAACGCAGCAGTGCTGGAGGAGAGGACGATCAGGATGGCGACGAAGATGATGAGGAGGAAGAGGATGCTGGGGGCGAGCTAACTCCAGATGCCGACGAACCGCCAAAGCCGCGCGGCAAACGTGGTCGACCCAAGACCAAGAAACTGGTCACCGCCGACGATAATGATGATCCCTCGGAGGCGCCTGTCAAGCGCAGCAGCATCAAGGAAATGGACGACTATATAGCCGCCAATGTTAAGCTGGACTGCGCCATTTGCGCAGCCCCGCTGGAGGACTTTAACGATCTCAAGCGCCACTTTCGCGTGGATCACGACTGCACCGGCTATGTGAAGTGTTGCAATAATCGGTACAAGAAGCGGACGCTGTACGTCGACCATTTGCACTGCCACAAGGATCCGCAGTACTTTAGCTGCCAGAGCTGCCGCAAAAACTTCCTCAACCGCAACAGTCAGGTTATGCACATGCTGCGCTTCCactcgcagcagcaggagctggtCCACCAGTGCGCCATCTGCGAGGCGCGCTTTGCCAAGAAATTCCTGCTGACCATGCACCTGAAGGGACACAAGGGTACCGAGCGTCCCGAGGTGTGCGATACCTGCAGCAAGAC ATTCCGCACCAAGTTCGAGCTAAGTGCCCATGTAAAGCGAATGCATGCGGCGGATTTTACGCCCATCATATGCGACATTTGCGGTACACACTTCAGGAGCAAGGCCAACTTCCTCATCCACAAGAAGGCGCTGCATCCGGACGGGCCCGTGGCGGAGGTGCAGTGTACCCTGTGCGGCCGCTGGCTGCGGGACGAACGGAGCCTGCGCAAGCATCTGGCACGCCACGATGACCGCGACGGCGACACCAAGTACCGATGCCTGCTCTGCAATGCAGAGAAGTCATCCCGTGCCGCACTCAGCAGCCACATGCGGTACCATCACTCCGCCAAACGGCACAAGTGCAGTCTCTGCGACAAGGAGTTTAAGCTGCCGCGGGCATTAGCC GAGCACATGGCCACTCACACGGGCATCGATCTGTACCAATGCCAGTTCTGCACACGCACCTTCAAGTCTCACGCCAACATGCACAACCACAAGAAGAAAATGCATCCCAACGACTGGGTGAGAAAGTACTCGCAGCCCAGCAGTAGCATTACCTCCACAGCGGCACCAGTTGCTCTCCCAAATCATCCTAACCagccagctcctccagcggcAGTTCCAGCTAACTTAGCCGGACACATGCTGCCGCCACTTGGTGGCATTGCCAAGTCGCTGATTGAAATACCCGATACCGAGGGCTTCGATTTTGTCAGCAACAGCTCCGTGTGCCCCACGCCCGACTGa
- the LOC122624448 gene encoding enhancer of yellow 2 transcription factor → MSVSAAVDQYTVLTGDRSKIKDLLCSRLTECGWRDEVRLMCRNILLEKGTNNSFTVEQLITEVTPKARTLVPDAVKKELLMKIRTILTENEEEADEAEEEP, encoded by the coding sequence ATGAGCGTTTCCGCCGCTGTTGACCAGTACACGGTGCTAACTGGTGACCGTTCCAAGATCAAGGACCTGCTCTGCAGCCGTCTCACGGAGTGCGGGTGGCGGGACGAGGTGCGCCTGATGTGCCGCAACATCCTGCTGGAGAAGGGCACCAACAACAGCTTCACCGTGGAGCAACTGATCACCGAGGTGACGCCGAAGGCCCGCACCCTGGTGCCGGATGCCGTCAAGAAGGAGCTGCTAATGAAGATTCGCACCATTCTCACGGAGAACGAGGAGGAGGCCGACGAAGCGGAGGAAGAGCCCTAG